A portion of the Micromonospora tarapacensis genome contains these proteins:
- a CDS encoding NAD(P)-dependent oxidoreductase — MGPAVARALRAAHPRVRVDVVPDVSVHPPQPETIDVLVANRLPDGLLSRCTRLSWLHLTGTGTDHLAAAGAPPGLRVTTSATVPVRAVAEFAWMAVLALAKDAPRLRDQQRERRWSLPDARLVSGSRLLLLGLGRIGSAIAELAAPFGVRVTAVTRSARPSPLAQTVLPPHLLRAAATDTDHLVSTLPSDPSTRGLVDRQVIEALPDDAVVVNVGRADTLDTPALVAALRAGRLRGAVLDVHDEEPLPPDSPLWEVPGLFVTPHGAYRFPQEEHAVAKVFLAEFTAWSREPTTVDQGAAACPFLARTGVIR; from the coding sequence TTGGGTCCGGCCGTCGCCCGGGCCCTGCGGGCCGCCCACCCACGGGTACGTGTCGACGTCGTACCCGATGTCAGTGTGCACCCGCCGCAACCGGAGACCATCGACGTCCTGGTCGCCAACCGTCTCCCCGACGGCCTGCTGAGCCGCTGCACGCGGCTGTCCTGGCTGCACCTGACCGGCACCGGCACCGACCACCTGGCCGCCGCGGGTGCGCCGCCGGGGCTTCGCGTCACCACCTCCGCCACCGTCCCGGTCCGCGCGGTGGCGGAGTTCGCGTGGATGGCGGTCCTGGCGTTGGCCAAGGACGCGCCCCGGCTGCGCGACCAGCAGCGCGAGCGGCGGTGGTCGCTGCCCGACGCCCGGCTGGTCTCCGGGTCGCGGCTGTTGCTGCTCGGCCTCGGCCGCATCGGTTCCGCGATCGCCGAGCTGGCGGCACCCTTCGGCGTCCGGGTCACCGCGGTGACCCGGAGCGCCCGACCGTCGCCACTGGCCCAAACGGTCCTACCGCCGCACCTGCTGCGGGCCGCCGCCACCGACACCGACCACCTGGTCAGCACCCTGCCGAGCGACCCGAGCACCCGTGGCCTGGTCGACCGTCAGGTGATCGAGGCGCTGCCGGACGACGCGGTCGTGGTCAACGTCGGTCGGGCCGACACCCTCGACACCCCCGCTCTCGTCGCCGCGCTACGGGCCGGACGGTTGCGCGGCGCGGTGCTCGACGTCCACGACGAGGAGCCGCTGCCACCCGACAGTCCTCTCTGGGAAGTGCCGGGACTCTTCGTCACACCGCACGGGGCGTACCGGTTTCCGCAGGAGGAACATGCCGTCGCCAAGGTTTTCCTCGCCGAGTTCACCGCCTGGTCCCGCGAGCCGACAACGGTGGACCAGGGCGCTGCCGCGTGCCCGTTCCTGGCCCGGACCGGGGTGATCCGATGA
- a CDS encoding Glu/Leu/Phe/Val dehydrogenase dimerization domain-containing protein, producing MTSQMKIFIRDEEHDIEAFVVADSLVAGRAMGGTRMTTDVTIDEVARLASAMTRKLALAGIPIGGAKAGIRCGLPPGPHRNRILAAFGRQIAPLLRGGLYLGSDQGITHDDRDLFFSAAGFDPQRRLSWLPCGWGELWSRCREVTGFGVCEAVDSAAGELLGPDAVRSVAIQGFGVVGRAVAAGLAARGYPVVAVADRHGTVSAPGGLPVSALLDATDSTGSIDRRRLPTGLDLTTTPDAWLDVPADILVLAAGSGAVNDDNVHRITPRLLVEAGNLTCTPTAEATLAERGVHTLPGPVINVGAAAVTGLLLTDSVSRCSDPDSLVAGLFETVAAIIRGNTTEVITRARGTCRPLSVIADALATERAGARAANAEPLTV from the coding sequence ATGACCAGTCAGATGAAGATCTTCATCCGCGACGAGGAACACGACATCGAGGCGTTCGTCGTCGCCGACTCGCTCGTCGCCGGACGCGCCATGGGCGGCACCCGGATGACCACGGACGTCACCATCGACGAGGTCGCCCGCCTCGCCTCGGCGATGACCAGAAAGTTGGCCCTGGCCGGCATCCCGATCGGCGGCGCGAAGGCGGGCATCCGCTGCGGGCTGCCGCCGGGACCGCACCGCAACCGGATACTGGCCGCGTTCGGCCGGCAGATCGCCCCACTGCTACGCGGCGGCCTGTACCTCGGCTCGGACCAGGGCATCACCCATGACGACCGGGACCTCTTCTTCTCCGCCGCCGGTTTCGACCCGCAACGTCGGCTCTCCTGGTTGCCCTGCGGTTGGGGAGAGCTGTGGAGTCGGTGCCGGGAGGTGACCGGGTTCGGTGTCTGCGAGGCGGTCGACAGCGCCGCCGGAGAGCTCCTCGGGCCCGACGCGGTGCGTTCGGTCGCCATCCAGGGCTTCGGCGTCGTCGGGCGGGCGGTCGCCGCCGGGCTGGCCGCCCGCGGCTATCCCGTGGTGGCGGTCGCCGACCGGCACGGCACCGTCAGCGCGCCCGGAGGGCTTCCAGTAAGCGCGCTGCTGGACGCCACCGACAGCACCGGCAGCATCGACCGGCGCCGGCTGCCCACCGGACTCGACCTGACCACCACACCGGACGCCTGGCTCGACGTCCCGGCCGACATCCTGGTCCTGGCCGCCGGCAGCGGTGCCGTCAACGACGACAACGTGCACCGGATCACTCCACGGCTGCTGGTCGAGGCGGGCAACCTGACCTGCACACCCACCGCCGAGGCGACGCTCGCCGAGCGCGGGGTCCACACGCTGCCCGGTCCGGTGATCAATGTCGGGGCGGCGGCGGTGACCGGCCTGCTTCTCACCGACTCCGTCAGCAGGTGCTCCGACCCGGACAGTCTGGTCGCCGGTCTCTTCGAGACCGTCGCCGCCATCATCCGCGGCAACACGACCGAGGTCATCACCCGGGCACGCGGCACCTGCCGGCCCCTGAGCGTCATCGCTGACGCTCTCGCCACCGAACGGGCCGGCGCCCGCGCCGCGAACGCAGAGCCGCTGACGGTATGA
- the hppD gene encoding 4-hydroxyphenylpyruvate dioxygenase, with translation MFRDIPYLDLVTDDPQGTVDLLCDGFAFAPAASAADTDRRALALRNGPVTIVVSSPVGIGGPFAGHLERHGTGIIDIPMTSTDLDADIQQLVRAGTPMLPAPAGVAVAAGFGPVVHTLLPDGAAPLPPGLEWTLLPERPVSRGALDIRALDHIAVCLPGGTLQQTADHYASAFGLPRYSSEYIEVGAQAMDSVVVRSPSGAITFTLIEPDLSHEAGQIDEFLDRHSGAGVQHLAFLVDDIVTAVRQGRDAGIAFLTPPGVYYETLLDRVTSLRDRIGDLRDTGVLADCDEWGYLLQIFTRSPYPRRTLFHELIQRNDARGFGSANIRALYEAVERERQRESARSR, from the coding sequence GTGTTTCGTGACATCCCGTACCTGGACCTGGTCACCGACGACCCGCAGGGCACCGTCGACCTGTTGTGCGACGGGTTCGCCTTCGCCCCGGCGGCGAGCGCCGCCGACACCGACCGGCGGGCCCTGGCGCTGCGCAACGGTCCGGTGACCATCGTCGTGTCGTCCCCGGTGGGCATCGGTGGGCCCTTCGCGGGACACCTCGAACGACACGGCACCGGCATCATCGACATCCCGATGACCAGCACCGATCTCGACGCCGACATCCAACAGCTGGTCCGGGCCGGCACACCGATGCTGCCCGCACCCGCGGGTGTCGCGGTCGCCGCCGGGTTCGGACCCGTCGTCCACACCCTGCTCCCCGACGGGGCCGCACCACTACCGCCCGGTCTGGAGTGGACGCTGCTGCCCGAGCGTCCCGTCTCCCGCGGCGCGCTCGACATCCGGGCGCTCGACCACATCGCCGTCTGCCTGCCCGGCGGAACCCTGCAGCAGACCGCCGACCACTACGCGTCCGCCTTCGGCCTGCCCCGATACTCCAGCGAGTACATCGAGGTGGGCGCGCAGGCGATGGACTCGGTGGTGGTACGCAGCCCTTCCGGCGCCATCACGTTCACCCTCATCGAACCCGACCTGTCGCACGAGGCCGGACAGATCGACGAGTTCCTCGACCGGCACTCGGGTGCCGGCGTGCAGCACCTCGCCTTCCTCGTCGACGACATCGTCACCGCCGTCCGCCAGGGGCGCGACGCCGGGATCGCCTTCCTCACCCCACCCGGCGTCTACTACGAGACCCTGCTCGATCGGGTCACCTCGCTGCGCGACCGCATCGGGGACCTGCGCGACACCGGGGTCCTCGCCGACTGCGACGAGTGGGGCTACCTGCTCCAGATCTTCACCCGCTCGCCGTACCCGCGCCGGACCCTCTTCCACGAACTCATCCAGCGCAACGACGCCCGCGGCTTCGGCAGCGCCAACATCCGTGCCCTCTACGAGGCGGTCGAGCGTGAGCGCCAACGTGAGAGCGCCCGCAGTCGATGA
- a CDS encoding aminotransferase class I/II-fold pyridoxal phosphate-dependent enzyme, with protein MTAPHRPHLSLDDFASAARAKLPPDVWDFVEGGAGHERTLAANRDAFGRIRLRPRVLTGVSTVDPGVTVLRRRWAAPVGIAPMAYHTLIHPDGELASARAACARGLPLVVSTMAGRAFDEIRAQTTAPLWLQLYPLRDPDTTACLVTAAERAGFEALVLTVDAPRLGRRLRDLRNGFRLPDGVVPVNLPASWRDGSGRPAGHAATSFATGLTWDDVARLCGSTTLPVLVKGVLTAEDARLAVAAGVAGVVVSNHGGRQLDGVSAAVDVLPEVVRAVDGTVAVLLDGGVRTGIDVLAALALGATAVLVGRPVLHGLAVAGEPGVGDVLRILIEDLAESMLLAGLATIADIGPAAITAPAARHHEPAAAPLPTDPTTVPVCGEPAAPGLHLTQLHASLRHPVLRTMTFLNDIVARYPQAVSFAPGRPFEGGYDLAELTGHLRSYLDHRHAQGHGENALTRELFQYGPTAGTIRDIVARSVAEDEGIRAAPEAYVITVGAQEGLLITVRALCAGPDDVLLVPDPCYTGITGVASLLGVTVRAVPETADGPDLACLERLLARLRAEGQRARLLYLVPDAANPSGTTMGRAARERLLEVLRPHGTLVLEDTPYRLLGPADRPPTLKALDRHGQVVHVGSFAKSAFPGARVGYVIADQVVHRPAGTGLLVDELTKIKSMVTVNTSPVSQALVGGLLLRADHRLGEATVPAARRYSTMMRLLRTELDRHFPQPLRDRLGVGWNDPASGFFLSLTVPFVAADDQLDHCAREYGVLWTPMSYFHVEPGPDAGLHAIRLSVSYLTEQGIIDGVGRLARFITDTCA; from the coding sequence ATGACCGCGCCGCACCGGCCTCACCTCAGCCTCGACGACTTCGCGTCGGCCGCCCGCGCCAAACTGCCGCCCGACGTGTGGGACTTCGTCGAGGGTGGCGCGGGCCACGAACGCACTCTCGCGGCCAACCGGGACGCGTTCGGGCGGATCAGGCTGCGGCCCCGGGTGCTGACCGGGGTGAGCACCGTGGACCCGGGCGTCACGGTTCTCCGACGCCGCTGGGCCGCCCCGGTCGGCATCGCGCCGATGGCCTACCACACCCTGATCCACCCCGACGGGGAACTGGCCTCCGCGCGGGCCGCCTGCGCCCGCGGTCTCCCGCTTGTCGTCAGCACGATGGCCGGCCGGGCCTTCGACGAGATCCGCGCGCAGACCACGGCTCCGCTCTGGCTGCAGCTGTATCCACTACGCGATCCCGACACCACGGCGTGCCTGGTGACCGCGGCGGAGCGGGCCGGCTTCGAGGCACTGGTCCTCACCGTCGACGCCCCCCGCCTCGGCCGTCGTCTGCGTGACCTGCGCAACGGCTTCCGGCTGCCGGACGGGGTGGTGCCGGTCAACCTGCCCGCCTCCTGGCGGGACGGGTCCGGTCGTCCCGCCGGGCACGCGGCCACCAGCTTCGCCACCGGACTCACCTGGGACGACGTCGCACGGCTGTGCGGCTCCACCACGCTTCCGGTGCTCGTAAAGGGCGTACTGACCGCCGAGGACGCGCGGCTGGCCGTCGCGGCGGGCGTCGCTGGCGTGGTCGTCTCCAACCACGGCGGGCGGCAGTTGGACGGGGTGAGCGCTGCCGTCGACGTCCTCCCCGAGGTGGTACGCGCCGTCGACGGCACCGTCGCGGTCCTGCTCGACGGCGGCGTACGCACCGGCATCGACGTGCTCGCCGCGCTGGCGCTGGGCGCCACCGCCGTCCTCGTCGGGCGGCCGGTGCTGCACGGGCTGGCCGTAGCCGGGGAACCGGGGGTCGGCGACGTCCTTCGGATCCTGATCGAGGATCTCGCCGAGAGCATGCTCCTGGCCGGTCTGGCCACCATCGCCGACATCGGCCCCGCCGCCATCACCGCTCCGGCCGCCCGCCACCACGAACCGGCCGCCGCACCCCTGCCCACCGACCCGACCACCGTGCCGGTGTGCGGCGAGCCGGCCGCGCCCGGCCTGCACCTCACGCAACTGCACGCCAGCCTGCGGCATCCCGTGCTGCGTACGATGACCTTCCTCAACGACATCGTCGCCCGCTATCCGCAGGCGGTGTCCTTCGCGCCGGGACGCCCGTTCGAGGGCGGGTACGACCTGGCGGAGCTGACCGGGCACCTGCGGTCCTACCTCGACCACCGGCACGCGCAGGGCCACGGCGAGAACGCGCTGACCCGCGAGCTGTTCCAGTACGGGCCGACCGCCGGCACGATCCGCGACATCGTCGCTCGTTCCGTCGCCGAGGACGAGGGGATCCGAGCCGCCCCCGAGGCGTACGTGATCACGGTGGGGGCGCAGGAAGGACTCCTGATCACCGTGCGGGCGCTCTGCGCCGGCCCCGACGACGTGTTGCTCGTACCCGATCCGTGCTACACCGGCATCACCGGCGTCGCGAGCCTGCTCGGCGTGACCGTCCGCGCGGTGCCCGAGACCGCGGACGGCCCGGACCTGGCGTGCCTGGAGCGCCTCCTGGCGCGGCTGCGGGCCGAGGGACAGCGAGCGCGGCTGTTGTACCTCGTCCCCGACGCCGCCAACCCCTCCGGCACCACCATGGGCCGGGCCGCCCGCGAGCGACTGCTGGAGGTGCTGCGCCCGCACGGCACGCTGGTGCTCGAGGACACCCCGTACCGCCTGCTTGGCCCCGCCGACCGCCCACCCACGCTCAAGGCGCTCGACCGGCACGGGCAGGTCGTCCATGTCGGATCCTTCGCCAAGTCCGCCTTCCCCGGCGCCCGGGTGGGCTACGTGATAGCCGACCAGGTCGTGCACCGGCCGGCGGGCACCGGCCTACTTGTCGACGAGCTCACCAAGATCAAGAGTATGGTCACGGTGAACACCAGCCCGGTCAGCCAGGCACTCGTCGGCGGGCTGCTGCTGCGCGCCGACCACCGGCTCGGCGAGGCCACCGTCCCGGCCGCCCGGCGCTACTCGACAATGATGCGACTGCTCCGCACCGAACTGGACCGCCACTTCCCGCAGCCGCTGCGCGACCGGCTCGGGGTCGGCTGGAACGACCCGGCCAGCGGATTCTTCCTCAGCCTGACCGTGCCGTTCGTCGCCGCCGACGATCAACTCGACCACTGTGCCCGGGAGTACGGCGTGCTCTGGACCCCGATGAGCTACTTCCACGTCGAGCCCGGCCCCGACGCGGGACTGCACGCCATCCGGCTGTCCGTCAGCTACCTCACCGAGCAGGGGATCATCGACGGCGTCGGGCGACTCGCCCGCTTCATCACCGACACCTGCGCATGA
- a CDS encoding amino acid adenylation domain-containing protein: MTATSTAIAVPQLVRPWTRHAPQAAAVRQGNQSRDYGAVTGLARAVADRLAAAGVRAEDRVAVLADRSADLPAALLGIAASGAVCVPMDATHPPDRLGYVAADAQARLLLTDGTQPVPPVLAGLPVLRLDTLAPAPGEVGFDGHPYQLAYLLYTSGSTGRPKGVGVTHGALANCLSTTARAVGYAPGERWLAVTPLTFDIAMLELLLPLCAGGQVEIAGREQARSGPELARLLSVTIPRYLHATPLTWQMLFTAGWTGASGLVALIGGDRVPPALGGRLADRVARVHHLYGPTEATMYAVSDIVRPGPQPAALPIGTAIPGTRAVVLDSALRPVPHGTVGELCLGGVCLARGYLGRPALTAQRFVPDPDHPGERLYRTGDRARLLPDGRLELRGRDDDQVKIRGHRIELGEIENVMSEHPDVAVAAAVVVPAGADQRLVAYVQLHPAAPATALDTLRAYLRDKLPGPMRPTAIGALRTMPTTTTGKVDRSALARIRLP; this comes from the coding sequence ATGACGGCGACCAGTACCGCGATCGCCGTACCTCAGCTGGTACGGCCGTGGACCCGACACGCCCCGCAGGCCGCCGCGGTACGCCAGGGCAACCAGTCGCGCGACTACGGTGCCGTCACCGGCCTGGCCCGCGCCGTGGCCGACCGGCTCGCCGCCGCCGGAGTACGCGCCGAGGACCGGGTCGCCGTCCTCGCCGACCGCAGCGCGGACCTGCCCGCGGCGCTGCTGGGGATCGCCGCATCCGGCGCGGTGTGCGTCCCGATGGACGCCACCCATCCGCCCGACCGGCTCGGCTACGTCGCCGCCGACGCCCAGGCCCGGCTCCTGCTCACCGACGGGACGCAACCGGTGCCGCCCGTCCTGGCCGGGCTGCCGGTGCTCCGCCTGGACACTCTCGCCCCGGCACCTGGGGAGGTCGGCTTCGACGGCCATCCGTACCAGCTGGCGTACCTGCTCTACACCTCCGGTTCCACCGGGCGTCCCAAGGGGGTCGGCGTGACCCACGGCGCGCTGGCCAACTGCCTCAGCACGACCGCCCGGGCCGTGGGCTATGCACCGGGCGAGCGGTGGCTCGCGGTCACCCCGCTCACCTTCGACATCGCCATGCTGGAGCTGCTGCTCCCGCTCTGCGCCGGTGGGCAGGTCGAGATCGCCGGACGCGAGCAGGCCCGCAGTGGTCCCGAGCTGGCGCGGCTGCTCTCCGTCACCATCCCGCGCTACCTGCACGCCACCCCGCTGACCTGGCAGATGCTCTTCACTGCCGGCTGGACCGGTGCGTCCGGACTCGTCGCCCTGATCGGTGGCGACCGGGTTCCGCCCGCGCTCGGCGGGCGCCTGGCCGACCGCGTCGCACGGGTGCACCACCTATACGGCCCCACCGAGGCGACCATGTACGCCGTCAGCGACATCGTGCGGCCGGGCCCGCAGCCCGCGGCGCTGCCGATCGGCACCGCGATTCCCGGCACCCGAGCGGTGGTCCTCGACTCCGCCCTGCGTCCGGTGCCGCACGGTACGGTCGGTGAACTCTGTCTCGGTGGCGTCTGCCTGGCCCGTGGCTACCTCGGCCGGCCCGCGCTGACCGCGCAGCGCTTCGTACCCGATCCCGACCACCCCGGCGAGCGGCTCTACCGCACCGGCGACCGGGCACGGCTGTTGCCCGACGGGCGGCTCGAGCTGCGGGGTCGCGACGACGACCAGGTGAAGATCCGTGGCCACCGGATCGAGCTGGGCGAGATCGAGAACGTGATGAGCGAACATCCCGACGTCGCCGTGGCCGCCGCCGTGGTCGTACCGGCCGGCGCGGACCAGCGCCTCGTCGCGTACGTGCAGCTGCACCCGGCCGCGCCGGCGACCGCGCTCGACACACTGCGGGCGTACCTGCGCGACAAGCTTCCCGGGCCCATGCGACCCACCGCGATCGGGGCGCTGCGGACCATGCCCACCACGACGACCGGGAAGGTGGACCGCAGCGCACTCGCCCGGATCCGTCTTCCGTGA
- a CDS encoding thioesterase II family protein, which yields MSVDATRANGWLLRPVEGDPATRLFCLPYLGAGASMYHRWPRRIGDVEVCLLQPPGRENRLLEPAYEAYGPFAEDLLAAIEPLLDRPYAIFAHCNSVFAAYVVAVRLAAAGHPPRRFFASSMVAPDEVPFGSLLDVPADRLPEVVAELVRARGVEPSPEIVELAMEAVEGDLRAYRGFGGAAPGSMPCPVTVLSWRGDRTVPPSLTAGWARFGRDRAVTLDGHHWAFLDPSPALLRVIDEDLAG from the coding sequence ATGTCGGTCGACGCCACGCGCGCCAATGGCTGGTTGCTGCGCCCGGTCGAGGGCGACCCGGCCACCCGCCTGTTCTGCCTGCCGTACCTCGGTGCCGGCGCCTCGATGTACCACCGTTGGCCGCGTCGCATCGGTGACGTCGAGGTCTGCCTTCTGCAACCACCGGGTCGGGAGAACCGGCTGCTGGAGCCCGCGTACGAGGCGTACGGACCGTTCGCCGAGGACCTGCTGGCCGCGATCGAGCCGTTGCTGGACCGGCCGTACGCGATCTTCGCCCACTGCAACAGCGTCTTCGCCGCGTACGTGGTGGCGGTGCGGCTGGCCGCCGCCGGTCACCCGCCACGCCGTTTCTTCGCCTCCTCGATGGTCGCCCCCGACGAGGTCCCGTTCGGCAGCCTGCTGGATGTCCCCGCCGACCGGCTGCCCGAGGTCGTCGCCGAGCTGGTGCGGGCGCGCGGCGTCGAACCGTCGCCGGAGATCGTCGAGCTGGCCATGGAGGCGGTCGAGGGCGACCTGCGCGCCTACCGCGGCTTCGGCGGTGCCGCGCCCGGGTCGATGCCCTGCCCGGTCACCGTGCTGTCGTGGCGCGGCGACCGCACGGTGCCGCCGAGCCTGACCGCCGGGTGGGCCCGGTTCGGCCGGGACCGCGCGGTCACTCTCGACGGCCACCACTGGGCTTTCCTGGACCCCTCGCCGGCCCTCCTCCGGGTCATCGACGAGGATCTGGCCGGCTGA
- a CDS encoding non-ribosomal peptide synthetase, with amino-acid sequence MTAVVGAWASRLAGQDDVLVTTPLTRARHPEQMLPATVRLDCSGEPSFTELLRRTREVLLDALAHRNLGASTLLAISGPPQLAVSVGTTPPAMSHDTELHLWLAEDGSRALLHYRSPLFTAATAQRLLHQLTLLLTGATAQDGGRLSELPMLSPDDQALLDRLPRPNVTTPSSAVPAQLFAETAAARPDAVAVRTRDTAISYRDLDSRAQRLAHHLRQSGACAGKVVGVCVGRGVELPLAFLAVLKSGAAYLPLDPRHPAERLRDVLDAAGATLVLSTGNEAGAVAAYTGPVLLLDGDAEAIAAHPDTPLTDLPAPAELAYVIYTSGSTGRPKGVEVTQAGLANLAVTLRDRFTVGPDDRTSLFSSAAFDASVWEMAMAFSGGATLGVLTTAEATPAEIAGEIRDLGLTVGTYPPTLLRALTPDDLGNPRLVISAGEQCDRDLAAVWAPGRRLVNAYGPTETTVCATFTDVTAPVTSAPPIGTALPNLAVYLLDSVLRPVPVGAPGEIFVAGVGLARGYRGQPALTAATFLPDPHGPDGSRMYRTGDLGRFGNDGQLHHLGRVDHQVKLRGFRVELGEIEHHLMAQPEVRDAAVLVRRDGDHDRLVAYLTVSDPAVDPVALRGALRAPLSRALPDYMLPAAYVVLDAMPLNSSGKIDRAVLPDPSDEAPTEPAGQWQTPDEQRIASVWRQTLGISQVRRTDSFFELGGHSLVAAQMIGSVRQAYQLTRLPMRLLFEKPVLADFAAAVARLGSA; translated from the coding sequence GTGACCGCCGTCGTGGGCGCCTGGGCGTCCCGCCTCGCCGGGCAGGACGACGTGCTGGTCACCACGCCACTGACGCGGGCCCGGCACCCGGAGCAGATGCTGCCCGCGACCGTACGCCTCGACTGCTCCGGCGAACCCTCGTTCACCGAGCTCCTGCGCCGCACCCGTGAGGTGCTGCTCGACGCGCTGGCGCACCGCAACCTCGGCGCGTCGACCCTCCTGGCGATCTCCGGGCCGCCCCAGCTGGCGGTCTCGGTCGGCACCACGCCGCCCGCCATGTCCCACGACACCGAGCTGCACCTGTGGTTGGCCGAGGACGGCAGCCGGGCGCTGCTGCACTACCGGTCGCCCCTGTTCACCGCCGCCACCGCGCAGCGGCTGCTGCACCAGCTCACCCTGCTGCTGACGGGGGCCACGGCGCAGGACGGCGGGCGACTGTCCGAGCTGCCGATGCTCAGCCCGGACGACCAGGCACTGCTCGATCGGCTTCCCCGCCCGAACGTGACGACGCCGTCGTCGGCCGTACCGGCGCAGCTGTTCGCCGAGACGGCAGCGGCCCGACCGGACGCCGTTGCGGTGCGGACCCGCGACACCGCGATCAGCTACCGGGACCTCGACTCCCGAGCCCAGAGGCTGGCACACCACCTGCGGCAGTCGGGCGCATGCGCCGGCAAGGTGGTCGGAGTCTGCGTCGGCCGCGGGGTGGAGCTGCCGTTGGCCTTCCTCGCGGTGCTCAAGAGCGGGGCGGCGTACCTGCCGCTCGATCCCCGGCATCCGGCCGAGCGGCTGCGCGACGTCCTCGACGCCGCCGGCGCGACGCTGGTGCTCAGCACCGGCAACGAGGCCGGTGCGGTGGCCGCGTACACCGGCCCGGTGCTGCTGCTCGACGGCGACGCGGAGGCGATCGCCGCCCACCCCGACACCCCCCTCACCGACCTGCCGGCCCCGGCGGAGTTGGCCTACGTCATCTACACCTCCGGCTCCACGGGGCGTCCGAAGGGTGTGGAGGTCACCCAGGCCGGGCTCGCCAACCTGGCGGTGACGTTGCGGGACCGGTTCACGGTCGGCCCCGATGACCGCACCTCGCTGTTCTCCTCGGCGGCCTTCGACGCCTCCGTCTGGGAGATGGCGATGGCCTTCTCCGGTGGGGCGACGCTCGGCGTCCTCACCACTGCCGAGGCGACCCCGGCGGAGATCGCCGGCGAGATCCGGGATCTGGGCCTGACCGTCGGAACGTACCCACCGACCCTGCTGCGGGCGCTCACCCCGGACGATCTCGGCAACCCGCGCCTGGTCATCTCCGCCGGCGAGCAGTGCGACCGCGACCTGGCCGCCGTCTGGGCCCCCGGCCGCCGACTCGTCAACGCGTACGGACCGACGGAGACGACGGTCTGCGCCACGTTCACGGACGTCACCGCCCCGGTCACCAGCGCACCCCCGATCGGCACCGCCCTGCCGAACCTCGCGGTCTACCTGCTCGACTCCGTGTTGCGGCCGGTGCCGGTCGGCGCCCCCGGGGAGATCTTCGTTGCCGGGGTGGGACTCGCCCGCGGGTACCGGGGGCAGCCGGCCCTGACCGCGGCGACGTTCCTGCCCGACCCGCACGGCCCGGACGGCTCGCGCATGTACCGCACCGGTGACCTCGGGCGGTTCGGCAACGACGGTCAGTTGCACCACCTCGGACGCGTGGACCACCAGGTGAAGCTGCGTGGATTCCGGGTGGAGCTGGGCGAGATAGAGCATCACCTGATGGCACAGCCCGAGGTCCGCGACGCGGCCGTGCTGGTACGCCGCGACGGCGACCACGACCGGTTGGTGGCGTACCTGACCGTCAGCGATCCGGCCGTCGACCCGGTGGCGCTGCGGGGCGCGCTGCGCGCCCCACTGAGCCGGGCACTGCCCGACTACATGCTCCCCGCCGCGTACGTCGTGCTGGACGCGATGCCGCTGAACAGCAGCGGCAAGATCGATCGCGCCGTCCTGCCGGACCCGTCGGACGAGGCCCCCACCGAACCGGCCGGGCAGTGGCAGACCCCGGACGAGCAGCGCATCGCGAGCGTCTGGCGGCAGACGTTGGGCATCAGCCAGGTACGGCGTACGGACAGCTTCTTCGAGCTGGGCGGGCACTCACTGGTGGCGGCCCAGATGATCGGCTCGGTACGGCAGGCATACCAGCTCACCCGGCTGCCGATGCGCCTGCTGTTCGAGAAGCCGGTGCTGGCCGACTTCGCCGCGGCGGTCGCGCGGCTCGGGTCAGCCTGA